A genomic region of Lytechinus pictus isolate F3 Inbred chromosome 2, Lp3.0, whole genome shotgun sequence contains the following coding sequences:
- the LOC129254814 gene encoding amyloid protein-binding protein 2-like, giving the protein MAVASDLQWVPETLYNAAISAVVSTYSRHRKELRPLPENIQFDIYYKLYKQGRLCQLGMEFCELDIFAKVLRVNDKRHFLHHCFQALMDHGVKVATVLADSYATHASIEEQNRDRVSRTVQLGFSLGGFLSEAGWFCNAEKVYEACLRLCKPETDQQRLIRAFECTTRLIHVRNANCKYSQAEDSYNSAQKLLEKLKGMGVAVNEAALHGEMCSLLFSKSHYDEAYRSCQAALRSISPRLPVRCIIDILRQAAKACVVKREFKKADLLIKHAVCLVREHFGVRHPKYSDVLLDFGFYLLNVDSICQSTAVYQQALDIRLSAFGGRNLHVAVAHEDLAYASYVHQYSYGKFDDAKEHAEKAISIITQILPENHLLLASSRRVKALILEEIAIDSHDKDIETKLLQEAHDLHQSSLNLAKQAFGEFNVQTAKHYGNLGRLYQSMRKFKMAEEMHVRAIEIKEKLLGEEDYEVALSVGHLASLYNYDMKLYHQAEKLYLRSIEIGKKLFGSGYSGLEYDYRGLISLYYSTSNHARMFEFQDILNHWNNIRDGNSSPVDILEYLANCRTELTTKEIIDKFFKID; this is encoded by the exons ATGGCGGTTGCCAGTGACCTGCAGTGGGTCCCTGAAACCCTTTACAATGCCGCTATTTCTGCTGTTGTTTCTACTTATTCAAGACACAGAAAAGAACTTCGACCTTTGCCTGAGAATATACAGTTCGACATTTATTACAAA TTGTACAAACAAGGGAGACTATGCCAGCTTGGGATGGAATTCTGTGAACTGGACATCTTTGCAAAGGTCCTACGAGTAAATGACAAAAG ACACTTTCTTCACCACTGTTTCCAAGCATTGATGGACCATGGTGTCAAGGTGGCTACTGTCCTAGCAGACTCCTACGCTACCCATGCATCAATAGAGGAACAAAACCGAGACAGGGTTAGTCGGACGGTTCAGCTGGGGTTTTCATTAG gTGGTTTTCTATCAGAAGCAGGATGGTTCTGTAATGCAGAGAAGGTCTATGAGGCATGCTTAAGGTTATGTAAACCAGAGACGGACCAACAGAGATTAATACGGGCATTTGAATGCACAACAAG ATTAATACATGTCCGGAATGCTAACTGCAAGTACAGCCAAGCTGAGGACTCTTACAACTCCGCTCAGAAACTCTTGGAGAAACTCAAAGGGATGGGTGTGGCTGTCAACGAGGCTGCACTTCATGGTGAGATGTGCTCACTTCTATTTTCCAAGAGCCATTACGATGAAGCGTACAGGTCATGTCAGGCAGCCCTACGTTCCATCTCACCCCGCCTACCTGTCCGATGTATTATAGACATTCTTCGTCAAGCAGCCAAGGCATGTGTTGTCAAGAGAGAGTTCAAGAAGGCAGACTTGCTCATCAAACATGCAGTGTGTCTTGTTAG GGAACATTTTGGTGTAAGGCATCCTAAGTATTCAGATGTTCTGTTAGACTTTGGTTTTTACTTGCTCAATGTAGACTCAATATGCCAATCGACAGCAGTGTATCAG CAAGCTTTGGATATACGGTTATCAGCATTTGGAGGTAGGAACCTCCACGTAGCAGTAGCCCATGAAGATCTAGCCTATGCATCCTATGTGCATCAATACAGCTATGGCAAGTTTGATGACGCTAA ggagCATGCAGAGAAAGCCATCAGTATCATCACTCAAATCTTACCTGAAAATCATCTCCTATTAGCATCCTCAAGAAGGGTCAAAG CACTCATACTTGAGGAGATAGCTATAGACTCCCATGACAAGGACATTGAGACCAAACTTCTCCAAGAGGCCCATGACCTCCACCAATCTTCACTCAATCTTGCCAAGCAGGCCTTCGGAGAATTCAATGTCCAGACTGCTAAGCATTATGGGAATCTTGGAAGGCTCTACCAATCAATGAGGAAATTCAAG ATGGCTGAGGAGATGCACGTTAGAGCAATAGAAATTAAAGAGAAACTCCTGGGTGAAGAAGACTATGAGGTTGCACTGTCTGTGGGTCATCTCGCCTCTCTGTATAACTATGATATGAAGCTATATCACCAGGCTGAGAAACTCTACCTCAGATCAATTGAAATAG GCAAAAAGCTGTTTGGCTCAGGCTACAGTGGTCTGGAGTATGACTACAGAGGATTGATCAGTCTCTACTACAGCACCTCTAACCATGCTCGCATGTTTGAGTTCCAGGATATACTAAACCATTGGAACAACATCCGTGACGGGAACAGCAGTCCTGTGGACATCCTGGAATACCTTGCAAACTGCAGGACAGAACTTACTACAAAGGAGATCATTGATAAGTTCTTCAAAATTGATTAA